One Dioscorea cayenensis subsp. rotundata cultivar TDr96_F1 chromosome 15, TDr96_F1_v2_PseudoChromosome.rev07_lg8_w22 25.fasta, whole genome shotgun sequence genomic region harbors:
- the LOC120276761 gene encoding probable glutathione S-transferase → MAGDKEVVLLDLWVSPFGQRVRIALAEKGVDYEYKEQDLANKSELLLKSNPVYRKIPVLLHDGKYICESLIIVQYIDEVWSNKAPLLPAEPLARANARFWADFIDKKVYECATRLWKLKGEEQEAAKKEFIEIFKLLEGELGDKKFFGGETFGFVDLALVPFVAWFYAYETCAKFSMEEECSKIVAWGQRCMERESVSKTLSDPNKVYEFVLFLKKRFGVE, encoded by the exons ATGGCCGGAGATAAAGAAGTCGTGCTGTTGGATTTATGGGTGAGCCCTTTTGGGCAAAGGGTAAGGATAGCTTTGGCGGAAAAAGGGGTGGATTATGAGTACAAGGAGCAGGATCTGGCGAACAAGAGTGAGCTCTTGTTGAAATCCAACCCTGTTTACAGAAAGATCCCAGTGTTGTTACACGATGGTAAATACATTTGCGAGTCACTCATCATTGTTCAGTATATTGATGAGGTTTGGTCCAATAAAGCTCCGTTGCTCCCTGCCGAGCCTTTGGCACGCGCCAACGCTCGTTTTTGGGCTGATTTCATCGACAAGAAG GTTTATGAGTGTGCGACTAGATTGTGGAAGCTAAAGGGAGAGGAGCAAGAGGCAGCCAAGAAGGAGTTCATAgagatatttaaattattggagGGTGAGCTTGGTGACAAGAAGTTCTTTGGAGGTGAGACTTTTGGGTTTGTTGATCTGGCTTTAGTGCCTTTTGTTGCGTGGTTCTATGCTTATGAGACATGTGCCAAGTTCAGCATGGAGGAAGAATGCTCTAAGATTGTGGCATGGGGCCAGAGGTGCATGGAAAGGGAGAGTGTCTCTAAGACTCTTTCTGACCCTAATAAAGTTTACGAGTTTGTTCTCTTTTTGAAGAAGAGATTTGGGGTGGAATAG